Genomic segment of Arachis hypogaea cultivar Tifrunner chromosome 16, arahy.Tifrunner.gnm2.J5K5, whole genome shotgun sequence:
ATCTTCGGAGGATGAAGATTATGATCCCGAGGCTGATGAGGTTGAGTCATGGGATGATCACGTTGATAACTTATATGCCGAAGAAGAAGCTGTACACTGTAACAAGCCCAATGGTCGCAAGGATACGGATTATTGGAGTGTTGTTGTAAGCGGTAAATTTTTTTCCTGCAGTcttgattatttaattataattggaTGACTTTagtattctatttaatttttaggcAACGATAATGCAACTAAACCTTGTAATTTGTTTCTTAGACGCTGGCGTCACAAGAACGATGAATTTGAGCGTCAAGGAGGCTATAGTACTTCCTCCTGGTAGACAAATCATTCTGGAGTTTAATACAGAGTTGCAACCGATCGGTCAGGCAGCTGGATTATTAAGTAGATTTTTAGGGAGTTTTGGTGCTGACTTTCAACATTTTTCCATTAATGAAGAGAGTTGGAAGACAATGGACAATACTCTGAAGGAACATGCATACGACACAGTTAGGTATAATCTTAAATTTTGTAGCTTATTAGTTAtgtaaaattagatcaaattccttatttttctctttgtTGACATGCATTGCATTATGTCTCAAATTTTTAGCGAGCCTTTCGGTATGAGGAGGACGACAATGGAAAAAAAAAGCAGATAATGATTCAAAGGATAGGAAAAATCTGGAAGGAagcaagaaacaacttatttcaCAAGTTTTATGACAAGAGAAAGAGTTTAGAAGAAAATGCTAAGCGTAAACCATCAAGAATAAATGCACAGCAGTGGAAATGGTTCCTTCAATATCGTTTTAAAAGACTCTACGAAGGTAATTAACATTGAATTGACACTCCACTTACTGTTCCAATTTTAAACATTTTGAATACCTGaattaaataattgattgaaGGTGATAGAATTAAAAAGCCAAAAACCCAATCCAATAAGTTTGTAACCCTAAAGAAAAAATACCGGGTCACTATTAAGGAGTCATTACATTCTAAAATTCATTGCATGATCaattatatttgtgtctttatttacAGAAAAAATATAGATAGAATGCTCTAAATCGATCGAAGCAACTTTATACACATACTGGGGGCTCTAAGACAACGACAAGGCTAAAGGATGAAGTGGTAATTATGTGTGTATGACTTTTCATACATTTTTTTGTGGTTTGTGATATTCTTTTTGTAACATGTATGATTTTGTAAATATTTAATGTGATtataggagaaaaaaaaaagcaaaggcGCATTGGTAGAGGAAAGATATTTATTATGACTCATAAAAAAATGATGGCTTGTATATGAATGATGATACACGAGTTGTTGGAGTAAGTATTAAATAAGAATGATTTACATCTCTTGCTCTATTCATGTTGCTAACTTCGAAATCACAATAATCCAACTCTAGTATGTTTGTAGGAAGCGATTGCGAATATCGAGAGCCAAGATGATTTCTCGAAGGAGATTTCACTTACTGATTTATTTGCGCAAGTTGTTGGAAAGGAGCATTCAAGACGAGTTCGGGAGTTAGGTTTTGGGCCATGTCTAACCGAAATTATTCGTAATACTACACAACAATCGAACTCTGGAGTACAAATTGAGGAGTATCAGAGGGAGATTACAGAATTGAAGTCAGCAGCAGCAGAACAAAAGGTGGAGATTGCAGAATTGAAGGCAGCAGCAGCAGAATATAAGGCAGAGGCAGCAGAAGAGAAGGCAAAGAAACAGACCATGGAGAATTCGGTAAAATACATAATCCAACAGCAAGGAGACACTTTGCCACCTGAAATTGATGCACAACTGAAGTCTTTGTGGAGTGGAGCAAAATAGATatcttttaacaatttttttttgttttctttatgaaCAGTACACTTTGAGGACAAATTgttattaactattttattttgtGATCTATATGTGTCATTTAGAATATCTTAGCACTATGTTTTACATCAAGTGTGTTTTTTTTTAACTGTAATTGCAAACATAATTAGTTAAATTAATACGtaacatttttaaattaaaagatttttaaatGTTGATTGTGATATGAACCCAAAATTCAAATAAACTatttaaatgaaagaaaaaaaattacttttagcgGCGGTTACTATCGAACGCTGCAAAATCCAACTTTTGTAACTAAATTAAATAGCGGCGGTTATCTAACCGCCACGAAAAGTGTCTCAAATCAGCCCTGGAAAGCAACAGCGGTTCCTAACCGCCGCTAAAGGTTTACCGATACCTTTAGTTTCAACGGTCACTCAACCATTGTTGTATGTTTAGCGACGATAAAAAAACCGCCCTAATCCGAACTTTCAACCGCCGTTATCTGCTGCTCCTGTTGTAGTGTAAATTGAGCTTATAAAGATTCTTATTTAACTGCTTTTCATACTAAATCATTGCATATTAAATGGTTTTACatgtaaattttaaaactttatatcTTACAACCATTAacataaatttggatttttttttcaaataaataatttttatttactaaaatatataatttgtagcgTATTTGCATCACATTCGTTTACATTATAAATAAGATatttagattttgaaaaaaaaaaaagaaacacatatcgggtaaacgagatatgtatattattataaaagaaaattacgattaaataatatcaataattcaaaCTTTTTGCGTACAATTAATACTTAAAAAGGTTGGTGGAAGAGATTAAAATGAAGGAATTAAAACGGTTATCTCTCTTAATAATTGGTACACAATTGAAACGGTTATTTCTCCTATCCTAACAATTGACACgggtaaataaaataaacaaaaagtggACAGAGAATTGAAACAGATATCTCTCCTCTACACAATTGAAACGGttatctctttctctttctctgtcAATCTCTCCTAACAATTGACACACAATTAAAACGGTtatcttccctttctttctctattttatttatcctCATGAACTTCACGCTTTCcatttgtttaaatttaaatcaattcaattcgatatataatttaatataaaattttgtatataCTCTTTTTGAGTACTAATTGTTCAAACATATCATTCGTTTTAATCTCTTCAACCAACTTTTTTTTAGCACTAATTGcactttaaaaatttagattattgatattattttaattgtaattttttttataataatacatatatctcgtttacacgatAAACAAAATATGTGTTTTTTTTTCAAACTCCAAATATCTCATTTGCAAATGAAAAATGTACAAAATAAAACTTGGTTTATCGTGCAAAGGAGATACACACAAATTTATCTCATTTACACGGTAAACGATTACAAATTATAAATACGCCGTAAACAAGATAAATCATATGATACAAATTATAAATACGCTGTAAATTACATATCTcggtaaataaattaattaaattatttatttgaaaaaaaaatcccataaatttaaatagaaaaaaaaaaaagaatgtaatCAAATTTCCTTTAAAACATTTGATTTTGTTAAGGTGATAACCCTGTTATGCCATGCCCCTTCCGGCCTTTGAGGATTAAGGTGATCCCAGTTCCCAACCTCTGGCAGTGTGCTTGTCTGTTGTCATAATGAGCATTCTCCAATCCGCAAAAGTAGTATTCCATCTTGGAATCTCCTCATCCGACCCCAAGAAGAAGACCTTCATCCACCTCTCTCCTTCTCACTGCAAAACAAAAGCGGCAGCAGCCAGGTCAAGAAGAACACCGGAGCGGGAGGACACCTTCGCATGGAACAGCCTCATTCAGAGCCATCTGGCAAACAACGAGTTCCCTCTCGTCGTCTCCGCCTACCTCCAAATGCTTGAGCACCGCGTTCCCCTCGACACGCGCACTCTGCCGCGCGTCCTCGATGCCTCCCGCCTCATGCGCGACTTCCCCCTCGCCAAGCAGCTCCATGCTCATTCTCTCAAGCTCGGCTTCTCTTCCCACCACTACGCCGTAACCGCCCTCATTCACATCTATGCCGATCTCGATACCCTTCCCATGGCCCAGAAGCTCTTCGACAACTCCCCTTCCCGCAATGCCGTCTGCTGGACTCTACTCGCAAGGTTGTATCTTCACGGCGGGAACCCCACCCTCGCCCTTGCTCTCTTCCATCAGATGCTGGCGTTGGATGATGGCGTTGCTGTCGACCACGTCGCGGTCGCAACGGCCTGCAGCGCCTGCGGGATGATGAGGTCTCTCCCTCAAGCAAGGATTATGCACGACGTTGCTAGGAAATGCGGGTTGGATTCTGATGTTTTAGTGTGCAATTCGCTGTTGAAGATGTACAGTGATTGTGATAGCATGAGCGATGCCCGCTtggtgtttgagaaaatgccttGCAAGGATGTTATTTCTTGGACATCAATGATTTGTGCTTATGTCAAGAGAGGAGGATTCAATGAGGCTTTCAAGTTGTTCCGGGAGATGATCAGGGCTGGTTTCAAACCTGATTCCCATTCCATCTCTGCTTTCCTTCCTGGGTGCGGAAGAATCGCCTCACTCAATCAGGGTAGAGAAATTCATGGCTACTTGCTTAGAAACGGGATTCATTCTAACCTCAGGGTAAACAATGCACTTATGGACATGTATGTAAAATCCGGATGTATCACTTCTGCTTCCAATGTTTTTGCTGGAATTAACAAGAAAGATACCATTTCATGGACCATAATGATATTGGGATATAGCTTACATGGACAAGGGAAGCTTGGAGTTGATTTATTCAGGCAGATGAAGAACTCAAAGGTGCTGATAGATGACAGTGCCTATGCTGCTGCCCTTCTTGCTTGCAGTACTGCCCGCATGGTTGAGGAAGGAAGGATTTACTTCAATCTTATTAGGGTCCCCACGGTTGCACACTGTGCTCTGAAGGTGGTTCTGCTTGCGCAGTTTGGACTTTTCATGGAGGCGAGGACCTTTATTGAGGAAAGAGGGATTGAAAAGCATCCTGAGATACTAAGGAAACTGCTAGAAGGCTGTAGGATGAGTGGCCAATACACTATGGGGAAGCAAATTGTCGAGCAGCTTTGTGAATTGGAACCTCTAAATGCTGAGAACTACGTCATGCTTCTCAATTGGTATGCAGGCTCTGGAAAATGGCACATGGTGCAGAAGATGAGGGAAACAATTAGAGACATGGGTTTGAAACCCAAAAAGGCTTATACTTGGACATTGTTCAGGAACAAAGTACATGTATTTGGAACTGGGGATGTATCTCATCCAAGATCAGAGAGAATATATTCAGAATTACAGGGTTTAATTGAGAAAATGAGAGCCAAAGGACTTGAACCAAATTGGGATTTCAGACTCCATGATGTAGATGAAGAGAGGGAATGCATTCGGATAGGGCATAGTGAACTCTTGGCACTTTCTTTTGGGCTCATCAGCTCTCATGCTGGACCAGTACGTCTTGCGAAGAATTCTCGGATGTGTAATGGTTGCCACAGTTTTGCAAAGTTTGTATCGAAGATGATTAGAAGAGAAATCATCTTCAAGGACCCAAATTTCTTTCACCATTTTAATGATGGCCTTTGTTCATGTGGAGACTTTTGGTGATTATTTTCTGACTGCATTTgtttccttgagttgatcatTTTCATCATGAAAATGATATGATGACCTACTATCCCTTGACACATACAATCGACACATTAGAAAATGATGGAAGACAACAAAAAGAAACTGTATCTCATATCAATATCATCCAATGAACAATTAAAAAAGGGGAATTAAGTGAACCTCCTCCCGCTGACTGCTTGCTTCATTGCCACTGCTGGCAGCTGCTGAACCGCAGGCGAGTCTCCATTCCCCTGGTTCAGGTATAAGCTCATCACGTTATCTTTTCATTCTGCGCTCACTTCCATTTCACGTGTACTTTGCTTAACCAAATTTGTGTTCTGTAATCGTTTTCTGGCACATAATTTTGGACACCGGTTTCTATTTGTAACTTATCTAGTGTTGCATAATCAGCATTGCATTGCACTAT
This window contains:
- the LOC112758253 gene encoding pentatricopeptide repeat-containing protein DOT4, chloroplastic gives rise to the protein MSILQSAKVVFHLGISSSDPKKKTFIHLSPSHCKTKAAAARSRRTPEREDTFAWNSLIQSHLANNEFPLVVSAYLQMLEHRVPLDTRTLPRVLDASRLMRDFPLAKQLHAHSLKLGFSSHHYAVTALIHIYADLDTLPMAQKLFDNSPSRNAVCWTLLARLYLHGGNPTLALALFHQMLALDDGVAVDHVAVATACSACGMMRSLPQARIMHDVARKCGLDSDVLVCNSLLKMYSDCDSMSDARLVFEKMPCKDVISWTSMICAYVKRGGFNEAFKLFREMIRAGFKPDSHSISAFLPGCGRIASLNQGREIHGYLLRNGIHSNLRVNNALMDMYVKSGCITSASNVFAGINKKDTISWTIMILGYSLHGQGKLGVDLFRQMKNSKVLIDDSAYAAALLACSTARMVEEGRIYFNLIRVPTVAHCALKVVLLAQFGLFMEARTFIEERGIEKHPEILRKLLEGCRMSGQYTMGKQIVEQLCELEPLNAENYVMLLNWYAGSGKWHMVQKMRETIRDMGLKPKKAYTWTLFRNKVHVFGTGDVSHPRSERIYSELQGLIEKMRAKGLEPNWDFRLHDVDEERECIRIGHSELLALSFGLISSHAGPVRLAKNSRMCNGCHSFAKFVSKMIRREIIFKDPNFFHHFNDGLCSCGDFW